GCAACGTTGATGGTTTAGAACCTGTAGCAATAATGGTGTGTTTTGCTTCAAATTGCTCTACAGAACCATCATTCTTTGTTACATTAATTGTAGTTGCATTTTCAAATGATCCAACTCCTTCGAATACTGTAATACTGTTCTTGTCCATTAAGAATTTAACTCCTGAACAAGTTTGGTCTACAACAGCTTGTTTACGCTCAATCATTTTAGCTAAATCCACTTTTACATCTCCAGCAATTTCGATACCGTGTTCTGCAAAGTGTTTCATCTCCTCTACCATGTGAGAAGATGCCAACAACGCTTTAGAAGGGATACAACCTACGTTTAAGCAAGTTCCACCTAATGTTGCATATTTTTCTACGATTGCAGTTTTAAAACCTAATTGGGCACAACGGATTGCAGCTACATATCCACCAGGCCCTGAACCAATTACAACTACGTCAAATGAATTCATATTTTTTTTAACTTTTTGATGTTTATATACGATGTACAAATGTACGCTTTTCTAAAATAACTCTTTACACGATTCGGTGTTGTTTTTATGATAAAAAAGCCATTTTGCACTAACAAATAACTTTTAAACTCTTTTGTGCGACTTCGATTACAAAATGGTTGGTATCAAATTCATAATACTCCCCATCTATTTGTGCTCCATTCTTTGGACTGTTCTTAATTTCAACCTCTATTTTGGTTGTTTGCACATAATCTGTTCGTCTAAATTTTTCTGTTTTTTTTAATAAAACATATAACCCAAAGGTCAATTGTTTTAAAATACCAATTTTAGGTACCATTAAATAATCCAATAATCCATCCGTAAGGCTTGCTTGAGGTGTCAGACTCATGTTATATCCCATTTCATTTGAGTTGGAAATAAACAACAACAAAGGATTTACTTCTTTTGTCACTCCATTATAGGTTACACGCATCTGTTTCGCCTGATAATGCTGAGCAGAATTTAAAGCAGCACGAATATAGGCCCCCAATTTTCGCTTGCCTGATTTTTCATATTGTTCAATAATGGTTGCATCAATTCCGAATCCCATATTACTAAAGAAGTACTCTCCATTCAACACGCCTACATCCATAGCAACAACTGATTGTCTTTGAATAACTTCAAGGGCTTTATCAATATCTTTAGGAATCGACAAATTAGAAGCTAGTCCATTACCTGAACCAACAGGTACTACGCCAAAAAGTACATCTTTATGTACTAACTCAGTAGCCACCTCATGAATCGTACCATCCCCTCCACATGCGACAACAATTGAAGCCCCTTGTGTTAGTGCTAATTTGGTTAATTCAATGGCGTGTTTTTTATGGGTAGTTAAATGAACAACAACGTTATATTTTTCGCTGGGAAAAAAAGTTCTAATATGTTCTTCTGTAATATTGTGTTTACCTTTTCCTGAAATAGGATTAACGATAAAATGAATATGGGTCATACAACGACGATAAAGGATTGAAAAAAATACGTATTCCTTCGTATTTTATTTTTATTATAACAAAAAAGTCAACTTATGTTGACTTTCTATACGGTTGGTCCTTCCCACTCCGTAATTCCTCCAAGTAAATTAAAGGTGTTTTCAAACCCTAATTGGTTCATCAACATACAAGCTTGGTTACTTCTTCCACCTGCTTTACAATACACGTAGTAGTTCTTTGTTTTATCCAATTGCTCTACTGCATCTAAAAAACCTTGACCTTTATAGATATCAATATTGATTGCATTGGGAATTGAAACTTCTTCTACCTCTTCATCTGTGCGAACATCTAACATAACAGCGTTGCTATCGTTTTGATATTGTTCCCACCATTGTTCTTGTGCTAAATCCATTTTTTGCTTACTTGTTTTAATAGCTTCAAAGATAAAGTTATTTTGCATGTTATCTATTATTTCGCGCTAAAAAAAGACTTTTAGTAGGATTTATTGTTTTACTTTGTTCTATCAATTACAAGAAATAATTTATGTCATCACATCACATCGTTCGAGATGATCAAGAACCTGCCTTAATTATTGCTAATGGGGCAGCATGTAGTCAAGATTTACTAGATCAATTATTGGAATGGTCTCCCTATATTGTAGTATTAGATCAAGCGATAGAACGAGTTATTGAACTAAACATCAAGGTAGATGTATTGATTGGAGACTTTGATCGAGATTTTGATCCAACCGTATATCTTGCCAAACAGTATCCCTTAGACATTATACACAGTCCCGATCAAGAAACTACAGATTTGGAAAAAGCATTGAATTTCTTACTAACCAAAGGAATAACAGCAGCTAATGTTATTTGGGCAACTGGTAAAAGAGCAGATCATACCTTCACGAATATTACAACTTTAGTGAAGTACCGCGATAGCATGAAAATAGTGATTCTCGATGATTATTCTAAAATTTTCCGGTTACCTTCTACCTATAAAAAATGGTATACAAAGGATACTATTTTATCTTTGATTCCCGTTGGAAAAGCTGGCGGAATTACAACATCTAATTTGAAGTACCCTTTGTTGAATGAAGCCTTAGAACTCGGCATTCGAACAGGATCAAGTAATAGTGTGCTGGAAGATGGTATAGTCAGTATCACCTATGAAAGTGGCGATTTACTATTAATGGAATGCACGGATTAGTTTTTGTTATTTATTCCTATTAAATAACAAAAAAATCAGTGTAAATTATATAAAAAAAAGGGACTCTGTTGAGCCCCTTTTTAGTATCGTTACTTGATTATTTTCCTAAGAAAATTTGGAAACCTAGAGATAATCCTAATCCATTATGTGCAGAAGCACTTGCTTGATTAGATTTACTGTAGTTATATCCCACAATTGCTTCTAAGGCAACGTTACGAGAGACGAAGTGAGAATACCCTGCATTAATATTAAATGCGAAAGATGTATCGCTTTCTCCTGCAACTTCAGCACCTGAAATACCAACAGCACCTTGTCCAAAGAAACGTCCTGTAGCACTAGCTCCTTCTGGGAAATAGTATCTTGCAAACGGCATAACTTTATAACTCCAAATATTATCACCGTCTTTTACTGTTTGAAACCCTGTTCCAATCTCAAGACCCACTGCAATTCCATCAGAAATAAAATAACCTGCTCTTGGTGTTACATTAATATTAAAACTCTCTTCTTCGAAACTATATCCAGTTGATCCTAAAGCACCTCCAACAATCCAGTTTCCTTTTTTGATTGGCGTTGTTCCAACATCTTCAGATAATTTTGGTGTTTCTACTAATTTTCCTTTTTGTGCATGTGCAATTGTCATACTACCTAACAATAATGCTGCAATCAATGTAATCTTTTTCATCTTTTTTTGCTTTTTTAATTATACCTATTTTTCTTAGCTGCCTTCATCAAGTTTGGGATAAAAATTCTCGTTTTAACACTAACAAGCTTTTATTCGTACAGATGAGACCGTTAATTAAATATTGTCGAAGTTCTTCCTTATTGGGATGGGTAATGTATTTCGCCCACTCATCCGAAAGAAGTACTTTCTTAATTTCGCTTATGCGTTTTGCTGTGTCTTTGGCATTTCTACGAAACGCATCGCTACCGTTAAGACTTGCATAATGTTTAAACGTCACTTCTTTTTGCAAAAAATTAACACTTATAACATAGTTATTTTCTCTTTCATCATTGGGATAAAAACTAGACCAGGCGGCATAACCAACTGTATACCCTTGATTTGCATGTTTGTCAGAAATTAATTTCCATCTACAATTCGCAACTCTCCCCCAATGATTTGCATATCTAAAAATACCTTGTGCATCAAAGAAATAACAACTCCCTTTTTCACTTTTAAAATTGGGTTTTTTATCTGCTATTTCTTCCATTGGAACTTCCGTCCATTCACAATACGTATGTTTAAAAAAATTCGTCGCGTTGTATTTTTTCATTTACACCTTCAATTCTTCACTTTCATTTACGATAACGACATCATTCTCAATCAATTTCGCCTTTGCTTGTTGCAGTCCTTCCATCGTAATTGGCTTCGTTGCAAAATCCAAAAAATAGGTTTCAAATCCTGCATTCTTAGCATCCATTGCGGTATAAAACACACAAAATTCTGCTGCCAATCCACACACATACACTTCTGTAACTTGTTTATCTTTCAGAAAACCTAGAAGCCCTGTCGAATCGATTTTATTGTTATCGTAAAAACCGCTATAGGAGTCGACTTGTTTATTCATTCCTTTTCGGAATACAGCAGCGACGGAATTACTCTTCCACGCTTGACTAAATGCTGCTCCTTCCGTTCCTTGTACGCAATGATCAGGCCATAACACCTGTGGTATTCCATGCAATTCAACCACATCGTATACGTGTTGATTGAGATGCTGAGAAGCAAAACTTTGGTGATCCAAAGGATGCCAATCTTGCGTTGCAACAATCAAATCAAAACGATCTTGTATTGCATTAATATAAGGGATAATTACATCCCCCTCTTTCACTGCTAAGGCTCCGTTCGGTAAAAAATCAACTTGTAAATCAACTACCAATAAAGCTTTCATAAGTTACTACTTTTATTTTAAATTATAACAAAAAAAGAAACGAAAAATATATTTTATTTACTATCTCTCGAATTCTTTCAATGTTTTTACGATAATAGATACACAATCCAACAATTGTTCATCATTCATTACTAAAGGTGGTGCGAAGCGAATAATGTTACCGTGGGTAGGTTTAGCCAATAATCCGTTATCTCTTAATTTCAAGCAGATATTCCAAGCCGTATCACTATCCTCTGTATCGTTGATTAAGATTGCATTTAACAATCCTTTTCCACGTACTAAAGTACAGATGTTGCTTGTTTCAATATATTTTGTTAATTCACTTCTGAACAATTGTCCTAAACGTTCTGCATTGTCTGCTAATTTTTCATCCAATACAACATCCAAAGCCGCAATAGCAATTGCTGCTGCCATTGGATTTCCACCAAAGGTAGATCCATGCTGTCCTGGTTTGATTACGTTCATAATTTCATCATCTGCTAATACAGCTGAAATAGGGTAAGCACCTCCTGATAAAGCTTTTCCTAATACCAGGATATCTGCTTTTACATTTTCATGTTGAATCGCCAACATTTTACCTGTTCTAGCAATTCCCGTTTGTACTTCATCTGCAATGAACAATACATTGTGTTGCTCACATAGTAATTTTGCTTCTGCTAAATATCCTGTTTGAGGGACATAAACCCCTGCTTCCCCTTGAATAGGTTCAACTAAAAATCCAGCA
The window above is part of the Myroides odoratus DSM 2801 genome. Proteins encoded here:
- a CDS encoding thiamine diphosphokinase; this encodes MSSHHIVRDDQEPALIIANGAACSQDLLDQLLEWSPYIVVLDQAIERVIELNIKVDVLIGDFDRDFDPTVYLAKQYPLDIIHSPDQETTDLEKALNFLLTKGITAANVIWATGKRADHTFTNITTLVKYRDSMKIVILDDYSKIFRLPSTYKKWYTKDTILSLIPVGKAGGITTSNLKYPLLNEALELGIRTGSSNSVLEDGIVSITYESGDLLLMECTD
- the pncA gene encoding bifunctional nicotinamidase/pyrazinamidase codes for the protein MKALLVVDLQVDFLPNGALAVKEGDVIIPYINAIQDRFDLIVATQDWHPLDHQSFASQHLNQHVYDVVELHGIPQVLWPDHCVQGTEGAAFSQAWKSNSVAAVFRKGMNKQVDSYSGFYDNNKIDSTGLLGFLKDKQVTEVYVCGLAAEFCVFYTAMDAKNAGFETYFLDFATKPITMEGLQQAKAKLIENDVVIVNESEELKV
- a CDS encoding outer membrane beta-barrel protein; translation: MKKITLIAALLLGSMTIAHAQKGKLVETPKLSEDVGTTPIKKGNWIVGGALGSTGYSFEEESFNINVTPRAGYFISDGIAVGLEIGTGFQTVKDGDNIWSYKVMPFARYYFPEGASATGRFFGQGAVGISGAEVAGESDTSFAFNINAGYSHFVSRNVALEAIVGYNYSKSNQASASAHNGLGLSLGFQIFLGK
- a CDS encoding diacylglycerol/lipid kinase family protein — its product is MTHIHFIVNPISGKGKHNITEEHIRTFFPSEKYNVVVHLTTHKKHAIELTKLALTQGASIVVACGGDGTIHEVATELVHKDVLFGVVPVGSGNGLASNLSIPKDIDKALEVIQRQSVVAMDVGVLNGEYFFSNMGFGIDATIIEQYEKSGKRKLGAYIRAALNSAQHYQAKQMRVTYNGVTKEVNPLLLFISNSNEMGYNMSLTPQASLTDGLLDYLMVPKIGILKQLTFGLYVLLKKTEKFRRTDYVQTTKIEVEIKNSPKNGAQIDGEYYEFDTNHFVIEVAQKSLKVIC
- a CDS encoding rhodanese-like domain-containing protein translates to MQNNFIFEAIKTSKQKMDLAQEQWWEQYQNDSNAVMLDVRTDEEVEEVSIPNAINIDIYKGQGFLDAVEQLDKTKNYYVYCKAGGRSNQACMLMNQLGFENTFNLLGGITEWEGPTV
- the rocD gene encoding ornithine--oxo-acid transaminase; the encoded protein is MSGKITSEQAIALENKYGAHNYHPLPVVLSKGEGVYVWDVEGKKYYDFLSAYSAVNQGHCHPRIIEAMTKQANTLMLTSRAFYNDQLGVYEKKITELMGYDKVLPMNSGAEAVETALKVCRKWAYEKKGIAENQAKIIVCENNFHGRTTTIISFSNDEEARKNYGPYTDGFIRVAYDNIDALRAALEKDSATIAGFLVEPIQGEAGVYVPQTGYLAEAKLLCEQHNVLFIADEVQTGIARTGKMLAIQHENVKADILVLGKALSGGAYPISAVLADDEIMNVIKPGQHGSTFGGNPMAAAIAIAALDVVLDEKLADNAERLGQLFRSELTKYIETSNICTLVRGKGLLNAILINDTEDSDTAWNICLKLRDNGLLAKPTHGNIIRFAPPLVMNDEQLLDCVSIIVKTLKEFER